In Myxococcus virescens, a single genomic region encodes these proteins:
- the mrdA gene encoding penicillin-binding protein 2, giving the protein MTPPTLGNTTPGRELKRRFLWLGLAMVAGLGLISIQLYRLQITRGEEYAAKSVANFVKEVRLRADRGVIKDARGTILVDSRPSFDAFITPAFCTDCYEQVIPRLAELLQWDPDQRKKVEDMVRMGRRNAPFQPVPVRVDLSRDEYDRLAARRDILDGVEVAPVPHRHYRTNSVLSHVLGYMNEITQEELERLNGDGARYALGDYIGRRGLERYFEQRLRGTDGVRKEVVNARGQTIEELNDKLGDNAVVSPRPGSNLVLSIDMRLQEEAERAFPGVTGAVVAIDVNTGFIRALVSRPGFDPNLLTGRVTPAQMALLSRDPLDPMINRVAAEHYSPGSTFKVVTALAAFKSGAFRPETVVNCPGGYRLGARTWRCHKDAGHGLVDGFTAMKSSCDTWYYKVADTIGLDPIGEMGKALGLGSPTGVNVVAEVPGIMPTSAYHDKASPGGYTKGMALNSSIGQGDTNVTPLQLALVYAAIANGGTLYKPQMVNRLEDLDGQTIESFQPEVVRKVDLSPAHLKAVVDSLVVVAHEPGGTAYRARMNHMRDKDILVASKTGTAQVTRLGAVRLKTHQMSYFERDHAWYAGFAPADKPELAVVVLNEHGGHGGSDAAPTAMAVFQKYFDLKKLDATAPPPRPNQPYTPSSVTRAPSADEAALTRRVRPPARLPGDEEDRTRATAD; this is encoded by the coding sequence GCGTCATCAAGGACGCGCGCGGCACCATCCTGGTGGACAGCCGTCCGTCCTTCGACGCCTTCATCACCCCGGCCTTCTGCACCGACTGCTACGAGCAGGTCATCCCCCGCCTGGCGGAGCTGCTCCAGTGGGACCCGGACCAGCGCAAGAAGGTGGAGGACATGGTGCGCATGGGGCGGCGCAACGCCCCCTTCCAGCCGGTGCCGGTGCGCGTGGACCTGTCGCGCGACGAGTACGACCGGCTGGCCGCGCGCCGCGACATCCTGGACGGCGTGGAGGTGGCGCCCGTGCCGCACCGGCACTACCGCACCAACTCCGTGCTGTCGCACGTGCTGGGCTACATGAATGAAATCACCCAGGAGGAACTGGAGCGCCTCAATGGCGACGGCGCCCGCTACGCCCTGGGGGACTACATTGGCCGGCGCGGGCTGGAGCGCTACTTCGAGCAGCGCCTGCGCGGTACCGACGGCGTGCGCAAGGAAGTGGTCAACGCGCGCGGGCAGACCATTGAAGAGCTGAACGACAAGCTGGGCGACAACGCCGTGGTGTCGCCGCGTCCGGGCAGCAACCTGGTGCTGTCCATCGACATGCGGTTGCAGGAGGAGGCGGAGCGGGCCTTCCCCGGCGTGACGGGCGCGGTGGTCGCCATCGACGTCAACACGGGCTTCATCCGCGCGCTGGTGTCGCGCCCGGGCTTCGACCCCAACCTGCTCACCGGCCGCGTGACGCCCGCGCAGATGGCGCTCCTGTCGAGAGATCCGCTGGACCCGATGATCAACCGCGTGGCCGCCGAGCACTACAGCCCGGGCTCCACCTTCAAGGTCGTCACCGCCCTGGCCGCGTTCAAGTCCGGCGCCTTCCGCCCGGAGACGGTGGTGAACTGCCCCGGTGGCTACCGACTGGGCGCGCGCACCTGGCGTTGCCACAAGGACGCCGGACACGGGCTCGTGGATGGCTTCACGGCGATGAAGTCGTCCTGCGACACCTGGTACTACAAGGTTGCGGACACCATCGGCCTGGACCCCATTGGAGAGATGGGCAAGGCCCTGGGCCTGGGCAGCCCCACGGGCGTCAACGTGGTGGCGGAGGTCCCAGGCATCATGCCGACCAGCGCCTACCACGACAAGGCGTCGCCCGGCGGCTACACCAAGGGCATGGCGCTCAACAGCTCCATTGGCCAGGGCGACACCAACGTCACGCCGCTCCAACTCGCGCTGGTGTACGCGGCCATCGCTAACGGAGGCACGCTCTACAAGCCGCAGATGGTGAACCGCCTGGAGGACCTGGACGGGCAGACCATCGAGTCGTTCCAGCCGGAGGTGGTGCGCAAGGTGGACCTGTCGCCCGCGCACCTCAAGGCGGTGGTGGACAGCCTGGTGGTGGTGGCGCACGAGCCGGGCGGCACCGCGTACCGCGCGCGCATGAATCACATGCGGGACAAGGACATCCTGGTGGCGTCCAAGACGGGCACCGCGCAGGTGACCCGTCTGGGCGCGGTTCGCTTGAAGACGCACCAGATGAGCTACTTCGAGCGCGACCACGCCTGGTACGCGGGCTTCGCGCCGGCGGACAAGCCGGAGCTGGCCGTCGTCGTGCTCAACGAGCACGGCGGCCACGGCGGTTCGGACGCTGCGCCCACCGCGATGGCGGTGTTCCAGAAGTACTTCGACTTGAAGAAGCTGGACGCCACGGCGCCGCCGCCGCGTCCCAACCAGCCCTACACGCCGTCCTCCGTGACGCGCGCGCCCTCAGCCGATGAGGCGGCGCTGACGCGAAGGGTACGGCCACCGGCCCGGCTTCCGGGCGATGAAGAGGACCGCACGCGTGCAACTGCGGATTGA